In the Cryptococcus neoformans var. neoformans JEC21 chromosome 1, complete sequence genome, one interval contains:
- a CDS encoding conserved expressed protein — translation MSGITNKLENKVDKTFFSGGPGTTGREPFEDSTTSGTTGTHSSNTTNPATSLHGGITHDENVRSGMGATGTPDRTTGSTGSYTGTGVGNENIPAPHSSSTGTNVPGTHTGGGAPIGAQGTSFGQTGEQRGVGGVTAGGVTGSGNPTHAGYGSGATTGLDSSRHGQGIGSGTDKHSSTGYGAHESSFAPPISSTTGSGAKVADYGTGSHTSSHHTGAAATGAAAAGTGAAAYGHHENKHAGSGHTGSHSHDTSGNHGVGTTDSYGSGLPSALDNKQSVGAGARDSRDRTGHLEEGSALYERSTDQGPVTGGAANTDKFDTDKPRNTSGLTGHGTGKTHNYDGTSSRTAPHSGTEDPYKQQSGGAAGIFATSDKDFTSNTDRLGKGAYHDDQGLFKDNTSGPGGRSALTGREGNYEKNPISGVESAGQKHHTGATSGAGTGATGGAAYEAEKAENKLAGSHSTTGAYDTPTSSHGIAGRDGTTATTGQSGYGTGDRTGTYNETGTTGTHSSSTGESGTAIGGHDTDTGRTTEGTHEKKGIIEKIKEAIH, via the exons ATGTCTGGAATCACAAACAAGCTCGAGAACAAGGTTGACAAGACCTTCTTCAG TGGCGGCCCCGGTACTACAGGCCGAGAGCCGTTCGAAGATAGCACAACTTCTGGTACCACTGGTACCCACTCCTCTAACACTACCAACCCGGCTACCTCTCTCCATGGCGGTATCACTCACGATGAGAACGTTCGATCTGGCATGGGCGCCACTGGCACCCCCGACAGAACAACGGGTAGCACTGGCTCTTACACTGGCACTGGTGTTGGCAACGAGAATATTCCCGCTCCTCATAGCTCTAGCACCGGTACCAACGTTCCCGGCACACACACTGGTGGCGGTGCACCCATCGGGGCTCAGGGTACTTCATTTGGCCAGACTGGCGAGCAGCGCGGTGTTGGTGGGGTAACTGCTGGCGGTGTTACTGGTAGTGGTAATCCTACTCATGCTGGTTATGGTTCTGGTGCTACTACTGGACTCGACTCTTCTCGACATGGTCAAGGAATCGGCTCGGGTACCGATAAGCACTCTTCAACAGGC TATGGTGCTCATGAATCTAGCTTTGCTCCTCCTatttcttccaccactgGTTCTGGTGCTAAGGTTGCCGACTACGGCACTGGCTCCCACACCAGTTCTCACCACACTGGCGCAGCCGCTACTGGTGCTGCCGCCGCTGGTACTGGTGCTGCCGCTTATGGCCACCATGAGAACAAGCACGCCGGTTCTGGCCATACTGGCTCACATTCCCACGATACCTCTGGTAACCACGGCGTT GGTACAACCGACTCTTACGGCTCTGGTCTCCCTAGCGCGCTCGATAACAAACAGTCTGTCGGTGCTGGTGCTCGAGACAGCCGTGATAGGACTGGTcaccttgaagaaggatccGCCCTATACGAGCGATCTACAGACCAAGGACCTGTTACTGGCGGTGCTGCCAACACCGACAAGTTCGACACTGACAAGCCGAGAAACACTTCTGGTTTGACCGGCCACGGTACAGGCAAGACTCACAACTATGACGGTACCTCTTCTAGAACTGCCCCTCACAGCGGTACTGAGGACCCGTATAAGCAACAGTCTGGCGGTGCTGCGGGTATT TTTGCCACTTCTGACAAAGACTTCACCTCCAACACCGACCGTCTCGGCAAGGGCGCTTACCACGACGATCAGGGTCTCTTCAAGGACAACACCAGTGGTCCCGGCGGCCGAAGCGCCCTTACTGGTCGAGAGGGTAATTACGAGAAGAACCCTATTAGCGGTGTAGAGAGTGCCGGTCAGAAGCATCACACTGGTGCTACATCTGGCGCTGGTACTGGTGCCACTGGAGGCGCCGCCTACGAAGCTGAAAAGGCTGAAAACAAACTCGCTGGCAGCCACTCTACCACCGGTGCTTATGACACTCCCACTTCCTCTCACGGTATTGCCGGCCGCGATGGTACCACTGCTACCACCGGCCAGTCTGGCTACGGTACTGGTGACAGGACTGGTACATACAACGAGACTGGTACCACCGGCACTCACTCTAGCTCCACCGGAGAGTCTGGTACTGCCATTGGTGGCCACGACACTGATACAGGCAGGACCACTGAGGGTACacatgagaagaagggtattattgagaagatcaaggaggcTATCCACTAA
- a CDS encoding expressed protein, with protein MAKEPRDLLLLVWVHGFKGNDVTFETFPGRICHLLRATHPSLRVESRVFPMYQTRGELLAATLAFVDWLTELVVNLENDHGQGGGAGKAKVVLMGHSMGGLLCADTVRDIAANTREGDPMWPRVVGIIAFDTPYLGLHPHTFKHHLTQAASYFDQARSIASTIGMVSPTSFGLGFGNSGKKTESTTSEAGFSKPQPSASTKGKKKETTTTVSDMSTSAEQQAATSKSFWSSLSSVPSPSSKTLYGLGAAALGAAALGTAYYRREDFITGWRWGYDHMTFVKNLWDEDGSRKRLEAIDALVREQNVLYRNYYTHLPVEPPVHLVGRTFAILPPASHPLFPLWRPATNSLAKDEVSAHMGMFNPKTNDGFYDLGLAVVKEIGERIESEGVGRKEGLEERMDEDGEGVWRIEKDKDGKEIWVEA; from the exons CCTTTGAGACTTTCCCAGGAC GCATCTGTCACCTTCTGCGGGCTACTCATCCTTCCCTTCGAGTCGAATCGCGGGTATTTCCAATGTATCAAACACGGGGGGAACTG CTTGCGGCGACCTTAGCCTTCGTCGATTGGCTCACGGAACTGGTGGTGAACCTTGAGAACGATCATGGACAAGGAGGCGGAGCGGGTAAAGCAAAGGTGGTTCTAATGGGGCATTC CATGGGAGGACTGTTGTGTGCAGACACTGTGAGAGATATCGCTGCGAATACGAGAGAAGGTGATCCGATGTGGCCGCGGGTAGTGGGAATTATCG CTTTTGATACTCCA TATCTTGGTTTACATCCT CATACTTTC AAACACCACCTCACCCAGGCTGCTTCTTACTTCGATCAAGCTCGCAGCATAGCCTCCACAATCGGTATGGTGTCGCCAACATCATTTGGTCTTGGATTCGGGAACTCTGGCAAGAAGACTGAAAGTACAACCTCAGAGGCAGGTTTCTCAAAACCCCAACCCTCCGCATCGACAAAGggcaagaaaaaggagacaaCCACCACCGTTTCAGACATGTCTACTTCCGCGGAGCAGCAGGCAGCTACTTCAAAATCTTTCTGGTCAAGTCTATCGTCTGTACCATCCCCTTCAAGCAAAACCCTGTATGGTCTCGGTGCTGCGGCGTTGGGTGCTGCAGCGCTTGGGACAGCTTACTACAGGCGAGAAGATTTCATAACGGGGTGGCGCTGGGGTTATGATCACATGACATTTGTGAAGAACTtatgggatgaagatggatcGCGGAAGAGGTTAGAGGCCATCGATGCGTTGGTACGGGAACAAAACGTCTTATACAGGAA TTACTACACCCATCTTCCGGTCGAACCCCCTGTTCACTTAGTTGGCCGAACATTCGCCATTCTTCCACCAGCCTCGCATCCCCTTTTCCCGCTGTGGCGTCCCGCCACAAATTCTCTCGCCAAAGATGAAGTTTCCGCGCATATGGGCATGTTTAATCCAAAGACGAACGACGGGTTCTATGATTTAGGCTTGGCGGTTGTGAAAGAGATCGGGGAGAGAATTGAATCGGAAGGtgtggggaggaaggaagggttggaagagaggatggatgaagatggagaaggagtctggaggattgagaaagataaggatggaaaggagatCTGGGTGGAGGCTTAG